From a region of the Triticum aestivum cultivar Chinese Spring chromosome 7D, IWGSC CS RefSeq v2.1, whole genome shotgun sequence genome:
- the LOC123166469 gene encoding uncharacterized protein isoform X2 gives MEEEGLPPSRHTCDEHVGDTTQPPSAQAVQELVDSFSNQLPGRIDDKGKSPTGIFVEAKDLVSYTRDWENSWGGEFGPFEYYTCVRAMLFTCRPTPSHAGVKTCLQIFSIRVTEINDALEWPLEVYGLVATRDSVDHNRNVIFRRGRDACLHSLNRIHY, from the exons ATGGAGGAGGAGGGTCTGCCTCCATCTCGGCACAC GTGTGATGAACATGTCGGAGATACTACTCAGCCACCATCAGCACAGGCAGTACAAGAGCTAGTTGATTCATTCTCAAATCAGCTACCTGGGAGGATTGATGACAAAGGAAAATCACCCACGGGTATTTTCGTGGAGGCAAAGGACCTGGTTTCTTACACACGTGACTGGGAAAACTCTTGGGGTGGCGAGTTCGGCCCCTTCGAATACTACA CGTGCGTCAGAGCCATGCTCTTCACATGCAGACCCACCCCATCTCATGCAGGCGTCAAGACTTGCCTGCAGATCTTCTCCATCAGAGTCACAGAGATCAATGATGCTCTTGAGTGGCCACTCGAGGTCTATGGCTTGGTGGCCACCCGAGACTCAGTGGATCATAATCGCAACGTTATCTTCAGACGCGGGAGGGACGCCTGCCTACACTCACTCAACAG GATCCATTATTGA
- the LOC123166469 gene encoding uncharacterized protein isoform X1: MGSPAAGDHHYLFVCTHGDCQIRAVVSHEFAEDHRRHHEREDDHCRSELAHAKRELEVRRRDAQRHRGRRKGSSLVTSSGETGCDEHVGDTTQPPSAQAVQELVDSFSNQLPGRIDDKGKSPTGIFVEAKDLVSYTRDWENSWGGEFGPFEYYTCVRAMLFTCRPTPSHAGVKTCLQIFSIRVTEINDALEWPLEVYGLVATRDSVDHNRNVIFRRGRDACLHSLNRIHY, encoded by the exons ATGGGTAGCCCCGCCGCGGGCGACCATCACTACCTTTTCGTATGCACCCACGGCGATTGTCAGATTCGAGCTGTTGTTTCCCATGAGTTCGCTGAGGATCATCGCCGTCACCACGAACGCGAAGATGATCACTGTCGTTCCGAGCTGGCCCACGCCAAGCGGGAGCTTGAGGTCCGCCGCAGGGACGCCCAACGCCACCGAGGGCGACGCAAGGGCAGCTCTCTTGTGACATCTTCCGGCGAAACAGG GTGTGATGAACATGTCGGAGATACTACTCAGCCACCATCAGCACAGGCAGTACAAGAGCTAGTTGATTCATTCTCAAATCAGCTACCTGGGAGGATTGATGACAAAGGAAAATCACCCACGGGTATTTTCGTGGAGGCAAAGGACCTGGTTTCTTACACACGTGACTGGGAAAACTCTTGGGGTGGCGAGTTCGGCCCCTTCGAATACTACA CGTGCGTCAGAGCCATGCTCTTCACATGCAGACCCACCCCATCTCATGCAGGCGTCAAGACTTGCCTGCAGATCTTCTCCATCAGAGTCACAGAGATCAATGATGCTCTTGAGTGGCCACTCGAGGTCTATGGCTTGGTGGCCACCCGAGACTCAGTGGATCATAATCGCAACGTTATCTTCAGACGCGGGAGGGACGCCTGCCTACACTCACTCAACAG GATCCATTATTGA